A DNA window from bacterium contains the following coding sequences:
- a CDS encoding response regulator yields the protein MTKAKILIADDDADLVEIIAMRLANNNYGILKAYQGIQAVEVAQKEKPNLILLDWQMPYGKGSAVLEMLRENEETMDIPVIILSGVSESGMEEVMKSYKVKYFIRKPYNDKELLNLIEQSLA from the coding sequence ATGACAAAAGCAAAAATTTTAATTGCGGATGACGATGCTGATTTAGTGGAAATAATTGCTATGCGGTTAGCAAATAATAACTACGGCATTTTGAAAGCCTATCAGGGTATTCAAGCTGTAGAAGTGGCCCAAAAAGAAAAGCCAAATTTAATTTTGCTCGATTGGCAAATGCCCTACGGTAAAGGTTCAGCTGTATTAGAAATGCTGCGAGAAAATGAAGAGACCATGGATATTCCGGTAATTATTTTAAGCGGTGTGAGTGAATCGGGCATGGAAGAAGTGATGAAAAGTTATAAGGTAAAATATTTTATACGCAAACCTTATAACGATAAAGAACTTCTTAATTTAATTGAGCAGTCGTTAGCTTAA